A stretch of the Medicago truncatula cultivar Jemalong A17 chromosome 5, MtrunA17r5.0-ANR, whole genome shotgun sequence genome encodes the following:
- the LOC11425727 gene encoding serine/threonine-protein kinase TOUSLED, which yields MKRILGEDASQFNNFQILNHRYVFLNLLGKGGYSEVYKAFDLVEHRYVACKLHGVNAQWSEEKKQSYIRHAIREYNIHKTLVHRHIVRLWDIFKIDPNTFCTVLEFCSGKDLDDVLKETPILPENEAKVVLFQIIKALVYMNERMPKVIHYDLKPGNVLFDELGIAKVTDFGLSKIVENDVGSQGMELTSQGAGTYWYLPPECFEQSKTPRISSKVDVWSAGICFYYMLFGRRPFGHDQTQQKIFLEHTIINAHEVEFPSGSTVSNKAKDFIRRCLTYDQAERPDVLTIAQDSYLTFTQE from the exons ATGAAACGCATACTGGGTGAAGATGCTTCACAGTTCAACAACTTTCAGATTTTAAACCATCGTTACGTCTTCCTAAACCTTCTTGGAAAGGGGGGCTATAGCGAGGTGTACAAG GCTTTTGACTTGGTGGAGCATAGATATGTTGCATGCAAGCTTCATGGTGTAAATGCTCAATGGAGTGAAGAGAAGAAGCAAAGTTACATAAGGCATGCAATTCGGGAGTATAATATTCACAAGACCTTGGTTCATCGTCATATTGTTCGTTTATGGGACATCTTTAAGATTGATCCAAATACATTCTGCACTGTTCTGGAGTTTTGTAGTG GTAAAGATCTTGATGATGTTCTTAAGGAAACACCTATTTTGCCCGAGAACGAGGCTAAAGTCGTTTTATTTCAGATTATCAAAGCCCTTGTTTACATGAATGAAAGAATGCCGAAGGTTATCCATTATGATTTAAAGCCCGGAAATGTTTTGTTTGATGAGCTTGGTATTGCCAAAGTGACTGATTTTGGTCTTAGCAAGATAGTGGAGAATGACGTGGGATCCCAGGGTATGGAACTTACATCCCAGGGTGCTGGAACATATTG GTATTTGCCTCCTGAATGCTTTGAGCAGAGCAAGACACCTCGCATATCATCCAAG GTTGATGTCTGGTCTGCTGGTATTTGTTTTTATTACATGCTCTTTGGCAGACGTCCTTTCGGGCATGACCAAACACAACAGAAAATATTTCTTGAGCACACAATTATTAATGCACATGAAGTAGAATTTCCCTCTGGATCTACTGTTTCTAATAAGGCTAAG GATTTTATTCGGCGGTGTCTTACATATGACCAGGCGGAGAGACCAGATGTATTAACAATTGCTCAAGACTCATATCTCACTTTTACTCAGGAATAG